In Haliaeetus albicilla chromosome 12, bHalAlb1.1, whole genome shotgun sequence, a genomic segment contains:
- the FAN1 gene encoding fanconi-associated nuclease 1 isoform X1, with translation MAEARSSEIKRPRISLSLSKNKKKRGSVKKVESKGIPSIPSASSSIVSFFNNVPPAKITCPMCGQMVPRHGINEHMDETCQRKHGDIGVIDSTLDSFRNWSPPAASLNNNSSSYFSKTLLNLETSPPKSSLLKTEGSAAQQISPYFSNNSSVCSVNNEPQAQTVKIVSLGSLASKLSRRRCIQGGKQIVYKEIDSSPPAVHNTCKSAAAWDGDDGIYTGHSSQKENQLAQRELQEQNFSKKELEFQEQVNKCNGEDLVDIVQVSLPADNINGRRLPPGTRSTKTASRSEGVILSPDKFETHLAIYTSAELTNSLEAKTQPRAQVVPSSKTEVNCGTQNCFSKGDVQVLPVEVHEDFKDELNHTLSETVEKVEFQNSIGDILDKINEVSSVPSSPGHPYYLQNFLVVLRAVLENEDDARLFDEQDMNVITKFCNLSVGGQKLYVRLFQRKLNWLKVNKIEYGEISTDLSPIIEELAEARFLQTESELEDLCEGLDLLSAPELKTLAKIFHLPNPNGQKQQLVDDFLRLAKQRSVFSRSQAGIGTVILKRVKDLAGKSVRVCKGPRAVFSRILLLFSLSESMEDEEAGSAGQGQLSTVLMVNMGRMVFPRYTVNRKTQVFQDREDLIRYATAAHLSNDIATAMVNGNWEEANHLYMCAKETWNELKNHPSLSYHRVLPEYLRHFTVGWVYTRILSQGVEILQRLHMYKEAVQELQTLLSQDVYCTDSRGRWWDRLALNLHQHLKNTKKAIDCIRNGLADPFVRTGHRLSLYQRALRIRDSPSCKQFRYLFYDLPVITVEDVTHVTIKGKMCPQMGMGKSVFLMEDIGDEEGGEDFSVSTVMCSVEELALTHYRHNGFDQGIHGEGSTFITLYGILMWDIIFMDDIPDVFRNSYQTSPLDLYTDSFYDNRRDVIEARLQQLHTASSETLANLIADIWTTQEGKAAALVNWGRFISLQQVQSLVSCLGGMFLSGVFRRLSKDLRHCRGGLPDLVVWRTHTNHFKLVEVKGPNDRLSHKQIIWLSELKKLGATVEVCHVQAVGGKSKRLS, from the exons ATGGCAGAAGCTAGgtcttcagaaattaaaagacCCCGAATAAGTTTGTCACtcagtaaaaataagaaaaaaagaggatcAGTAAAAAAAGTGGAAAGTAAAGGAATACCATCTATACCTTCAGCATCCTCCTCTATCGTTTCCTTTTTTAACAATGTGCCCCCTGCCAAAATTACCTGTCCCATGTGTGGGCAAATGGTGCCAAGACATGGAATAAATGAGCACATGGATGAAACATGTCAGAGAAAACACGGTGACATTGGCGTCATTGACTCAACACTCGACTCTTTTAGGAATTGGAGTCCCCCAGCTGCAAGCCTGAACAATAATTCCAGctcatatttttcaaaaaccCTCTTAAATCTAGAAACAAGTCCACCCAAAAGCAGCTTATTGAAAACAGAAGGGAGTGCAGCACAACAGATTAGTCCTTACTTTAGCAATAATAGTTCAGTCTGTAGTGTTAACAATGAACCACAGGCTCAGACAGTTAAAATAGTCTCTTTGGGAAGCTTAGCATCTAAACTGTCCAGAAGACGTTGTATCCAGGGAGGAAAACAGATTGTGTATAAAGAGATTGACTCTTCACCTCCAGCCGTTCACAATACGTGCAAAAGCGCTGCAGCATGGGATGGTGATGACGGGATTTATACTGGGCATAGttctcagaaagaaaatcagcttGCTCAGAGGGAGCTCCAGGAACAGAATTTTTCAAAGAAGGAACTGGAATTTCAAGAACAAGTAAACAAATGTAATGGAGAAGACCTTGTGGATATTGTTCAGGTGTCATTACCAGCTGATAACATTAATGGCAGAAGGTTACCACCTGGTACAAGGAGCACCAAAACAGCAAGTAGGTCTGAAGGTGTGATACTTAGTCCTGATAAATTTGAAACACATCTGGCCATTTATACTTCAGCAGAGCTGACCAATAGTTTGGAAGCCAAGACTCAGCCTCGTGCTCAGGTTGTTCCTTCTTCCAAGACAGAAGTGAACTGTGGTACACAAAATTGCTTTAGCAAGGGTGATGTACAGGTACTTCCTGTGGAAGTTCATGAAGACTTTAAGGATGAGCTTAACCATACTTTGTCAGAAACTGTGGAAAAGGTAGAATTTCAAAATTCCATTGGGGACATTTTAGACAAAATAAATGAGGTTAGCTCTGTGCCCAGCTCTCCTGGTCACCCGTATTACCTCCAGAATTTTTTAGTGGTGCTGCGAGCAGTCttagaaaatgaagatgatgCCAGACTCTTTGATGAGCAAGATATGAACGTTATAACCAAGTTCTGCAACTTATCAG TTGGTGGGCAGAAGTTATATGTGAGACTTTTTCAACGCAAGCTGAACTGGTTAAAGGTGAACAAAATAGAGTATGGAGAGATAAGTACGGATTTGTCACCAATAattgaagaactggctgaagcCAGATTTCTGCAAACAG AATCTGAACTGGAAGACCTGTGTGAAGGGTTGGATTTGCTTTCAGCCCCTGAGCTAAAAACATTGGCAAAGATCTTTCACTTGCCAAACCCAAATGGTCAGAAACAGCAACTCGTGGATGATTTTCTGAGGTTGGCAAAACAACGTTCAGTCTTCAGCAGGAGTCAGGCTGGTATTGGgacagtgattttaaaaag GGTAAAGGACCTGGCTGGAAAATCTGTCAGGGTCTGTAAAGGCCCTCGGGCTGTCTTTTCTCGAATTCTGCTGCTATTCTCGCTGTCTGAGTCAATGGAGGATGAAGAAGCTGGTAGTGCTGGTCAAGGCCAGCTCTCTACAGTCCTTATGGTAAACATGGGGCGTATGGTATTCCCCAGGTACACTGTAAATAGGAAAACGCAGGTCTTCCAGGACAGAGAAGATCTTATCAG gtATGCAACTGCTGCTCATCTGTCAAATGATATAGCCACTGCAATGGTAAATGGGAACTGGGAAGAAGCTAATCATCTATACATGTGTGCTAAAGAAACATGGAACGAACTGAAAAATCACCCCTCTTTGAG CTATCACAGAGTTTTACCTGAGTATCTGCGACATTTCACAGTTGGCTGGGTGTATACAAGAATCCTTTCTCAAGGTGTTGAAATTTTGCAGAGACTTCACATGTATAAG GAAGCGGTGCAGGAGCTGCAGACTCTTCTGTCTCAGGATGTGTATTGTACTGACAGCAGAGGGCGATGGTGGGATCGCCTTGCTCTGAATTTACATCAGCACTTGAAAAACACTAAGAAG GCCATTGACTGCATTAGAAATGGGCTGGCAGACCCATTTGTACGTACTGGGCATCGTCTCTCTCTCTACCAGCGGGCTTTGCGAATCAGAGACTCACCAAGCTGCAAGCAGTTCAGATACCTGTTTTATGACCTGCCAGTCATAACTGTGGAGGATGTGACACAT GTTACGATCAAAGGAAAGATGTGTCCTCAGATGGGAATGggaaaatctgtatttctaatGGAGGATATTGGTGATGAAGAAGGAGGTGAAGATTTCAGTGTATCCACAGTCATGTGCTCAGTTGAGGAGCTGGCATTAACTCATTACAGACACAATGGTTTCGATCAGG GTATTCATGGGGAAGGCTCAACGTTTATTACGTTGTATGGTATTCTAATGTGGGATATCATTTTCATGGATGACATAcctgatgttttcagaaattccTATCAG ACGTCCCCCCTGGATTTATACACTGACAGCTTCTATGACAACAGGAGGGATGTCATTGAGGCCAGACTCCAGCAGCTTCATACAGCTTCGTCAGAGACGCTGGCAAACTTGATCGCTGACATCTGGACCACTCaggagggaaaagcagcagcactagTTAACTGGGGGCGTTTTATTTCCCTCCAGCAAGTTCAG AGCCTTGTCTCTTGCCTTGGAGGAATGTTTCTGAGTGGTGTTTTTAGGCGACTTTCCAAAGATCTACGCCATTGCAGAGGGGGACTTCCTGACCTGGTTGTGTGGCGTACTCACACTAATCACTTCAAG CTGGTGGAAGTAAAAGGTCCCAATGATCGCCTGTCCCACAAGCAGATAATCTGGCTGAGTGAACTGAAGAAGCTGGGTGCTACAGTAGAAGTTTGTCATGTGCAAGCTGTTGGAGGCAAGAGTAAACGCCTCAGTTGA
- the FAN1 gene encoding fanconi-associated nuclease 1 isoform X3 has protein sequence MAEARSSEIKRPRISLSLSKNKKKRGSVKKVESKGIPSIPSASSSIVSFFNNVPPAKITCPMCGQMVPRHGINEHMDETCQRKHGDIGVIDSTLDSFRNWSPPAASLNNNSSSYFSKTLLNLETSPPKSSLLKTEGSAAQQISPYFSNNSSVCSVNNEPQAQTVKIVSLGSLASKLSRRRCIQGGKQIVYKEIDSSPPAVHNTCKSAAAWDGDDGIYTGHSSQKENQLAQRELQEQNFSKKELEFQEQVNKCNGEDLVDIVQVSLPADNINGRRLPPGTRSTKTAIGGQKLYVRLFQRKLNWLKVNKIEYGEISTDLSPIIEELAEARFLQTESELEDLCEGLDLLSAPELKTLAKIFHLPNPNGQKQQLVDDFLRLAKQRSVFSRSQAGIGTVILKRVKDLAGKSVRVCKGPRAVFSRILLLFSLSESMEDEEAGSAGQGQLSTVLMVNMGRMVFPRYTVNRKTQVFQDREDLIRYATAAHLSNDIATAMVNGNWEEANHLYMCAKETWNELKNHPSLSYHRVLPEYLRHFTVGWVYTRILSQGVEILQRLHMYKEAVQELQTLLSQDVYCTDSRGRWWDRLALNLHQHLKNTKKAIDCIRNGLADPFVRTGHRLSLYQRALRIRDSPSCKQFRYLFYDLPVITVEDVTHVTIKGKMCPQMGMGKSVFLMEDIGDEEGGEDFSVSTVMCSVEELALTHYRHNGFDQGIHGEGSTFITLYGILMWDIIFMDDIPDVFRNSYQTSPLDLYTDSFYDNRRDVIEARLQQLHTASSETLANLIADIWTTQEGKAAALVNWGRFISLQQVQSLVSCLGGMFLSGVFRRLSKDLRHCRGGLPDLVVWRTHTNHFKLVEVKGPNDRLSHKQIIWLSELKKLGATVEVCHVQAVGGKSKRLS, from the exons ATGGCAGAAGCTAGgtcttcagaaattaaaagacCCCGAATAAGTTTGTCACtcagtaaaaataagaaaaaaagaggatcAGTAAAAAAAGTGGAAAGTAAAGGAATACCATCTATACCTTCAGCATCCTCCTCTATCGTTTCCTTTTTTAACAATGTGCCCCCTGCCAAAATTACCTGTCCCATGTGTGGGCAAATGGTGCCAAGACATGGAATAAATGAGCACATGGATGAAACATGTCAGAGAAAACACGGTGACATTGGCGTCATTGACTCAACACTCGACTCTTTTAGGAATTGGAGTCCCCCAGCTGCAAGCCTGAACAATAATTCCAGctcatatttttcaaaaaccCTCTTAAATCTAGAAACAAGTCCACCCAAAAGCAGCTTATTGAAAACAGAAGGGAGTGCAGCACAACAGATTAGTCCTTACTTTAGCAATAATAGTTCAGTCTGTAGTGTTAACAATGAACCACAGGCTCAGACAGTTAAAATAGTCTCTTTGGGAAGCTTAGCATCTAAACTGTCCAGAAGACGTTGTATCCAGGGAGGAAAACAGATTGTGTATAAAGAGATTGACTCTTCACCTCCAGCCGTTCACAATACGTGCAAAAGCGCTGCAGCATGGGATGGTGATGACGGGATTTATACTGGGCATAGttctcagaaagaaaatcagcttGCTCAGAGGGAGCTCCAGGAACAGAATTTTTCAAAGAAGGAACTGGAATTTCAAGAACAAGTAAACAAATGTAATGGAGAAGACCTTGTGGATATTGTTCAGGTGTCATTACCAGCTGATAACATTAATGGCAGAAGGTTACCACCTGGTACAAGGAGCACCAAAACAGCAA TTGGTGGGCAGAAGTTATATGTGAGACTTTTTCAACGCAAGCTGAACTGGTTAAAGGTGAACAAAATAGAGTATGGAGAGATAAGTACGGATTTGTCACCAATAattgaagaactggctgaagcCAGATTTCTGCAAACAG AATCTGAACTGGAAGACCTGTGTGAAGGGTTGGATTTGCTTTCAGCCCCTGAGCTAAAAACATTGGCAAAGATCTTTCACTTGCCAAACCCAAATGGTCAGAAACAGCAACTCGTGGATGATTTTCTGAGGTTGGCAAAACAACGTTCAGTCTTCAGCAGGAGTCAGGCTGGTATTGGgacagtgattttaaaaag GGTAAAGGACCTGGCTGGAAAATCTGTCAGGGTCTGTAAAGGCCCTCGGGCTGTCTTTTCTCGAATTCTGCTGCTATTCTCGCTGTCTGAGTCAATGGAGGATGAAGAAGCTGGTAGTGCTGGTCAAGGCCAGCTCTCTACAGTCCTTATGGTAAACATGGGGCGTATGGTATTCCCCAGGTACACTGTAAATAGGAAAACGCAGGTCTTCCAGGACAGAGAAGATCTTATCAG gtATGCAACTGCTGCTCATCTGTCAAATGATATAGCCACTGCAATGGTAAATGGGAACTGGGAAGAAGCTAATCATCTATACATGTGTGCTAAAGAAACATGGAACGAACTGAAAAATCACCCCTCTTTGAG CTATCACAGAGTTTTACCTGAGTATCTGCGACATTTCACAGTTGGCTGGGTGTATACAAGAATCCTTTCTCAAGGTGTTGAAATTTTGCAGAGACTTCACATGTATAAG GAAGCGGTGCAGGAGCTGCAGACTCTTCTGTCTCAGGATGTGTATTGTACTGACAGCAGAGGGCGATGGTGGGATCGCCTTGCTCTGAATTTACATCAGCACTTGAAAAACACTAAGAAG GCCATTGACTGCATTAGAAATGGGCTGGCAGACCCATTTGTACGTACTGGGCATCGTCTCTCTCTCTACCAGCGGGCTTTGCGAATCAGAGACTCACCAAGCTGCAAGCAGTTCAGATACCTGTTTTATGACCTGCCAGTCATAACTGTGGAGGATGTGACACAT GTTACGATCAAAGGAAAGATGTGTCCTCAGATGGGAATGggaaaatctgtatttctaatGGAGGATATTGGTGATGAAGAAGGAGGTGAAGATTTCAGTGTATCCACAGTCATGTGCTCAGTTGAGGAGCTGGCATTAACTCATTACAGACACAATGGTTTCGATCAGG GTATTCATGGGGAAGGCTCAACGTTTATTACGTTGTATGGTATTCTAATGTGGGATATCATTTTCATGGATGACATAcctgatgttttcagaaattccTATCAG ACGTCCCCCCTGGATTTATACACTGACAGCTTCTATGACAACAGGAGGGATGTCATTGAGGCCAGACTCCAGCAGCTTCATACAGCTTCGTCAGAGACGCTGGCAAACTTGATCGCTGACATCTGGACCACTCaggagggaaaagcagcagcactagTTAACTGGGGGCGTTTTATTTCCCTCCAGCAAGTTCAG AGCCTTGTCTCTTGCCTTGGAGGAATGTTTCTGAGTGGTGTTTTTAGGCGACTTTCCAAAGATCTACGCCATTGCAGAGGGGGACTTCCTGACCTGGTTGTGTGGCGTACTCACACTAATCACTTCAAG CTGGTGGAAGTAAAAGGTCCCAATGATCGCCTGTCCCACAAGCAGATAATCTGGCTGAGTGAACTGAAGAAGCTGGGTGCTACAGTAGAAGTTTGTCATGTGCAAGCTGTTGGAGGCAAGAGTAAACGCCTCAGTTGA
- the FAN1 gene encoding fanconi-associated nuclease 1 isoform X2 codes for MAEARSSEIKRPRISLSLSKNKKKRGSVKKVESKGIPSIPSASSSIVSFFNNVPPAKITCPMCGQMVPRHGINEHMDETCQRKHGDIGVIDSTLDSFRNWSPPAASLNNNSSSYFSKTLLNLETSPPKSSLLKTEGSAAQQISPYFSNNSSVCSVNNEPQAQTVKIVSLGSLASKLSRRRCIQGGKQIVYKEIDSSPPAVHNTCKSAAAWDGDDGIYTGHSSQKENQLAQRELQEQNFSKKELEFQEQVNKCNGEDLVDIVQVSLPADNINGRRLPPGTRSTKTASRSEGVILSPDKFETHLAIYTSAELTNSLEAKTQPRAQVVPSSKTEVNCGTQNCFSKGDVQVLPVEVHEDFKDELNHTLSETVEKVEFQNSIGDILDKINEVSSVPSSPGHPYYLQNFLVVLRAVLENEDDARLFDEQDMNVITKFCNLSVGGQKLYVRLFQRKLNWLKVNKIEYGEISTDLSPIIEELAEARFLQTESELEDLCEGLDLLSAPELKTLAKIFHLPNPNGQKQQLVDDFLRLAKQRSVFSRSQAGIGTVILKRVKDLAGKSVRVCKGPRAVFSRILLLFSLSESMEDEEAGSAGQGQLSTVLMVNMGRMVFPRYTVNRKTQVFQDREDLIRYATAAHLSNDIATAMVNGNWEEANHLYMCAKETWNELKNHPSLSYHRVLPEYLRHFTVGWVYTRILSQGVEILQRLHMYKEAVQELQTLLSQDVYCTDSRGRWWDRLALNLHQHLKNTKKAIDCIRNGLADPFVRTGHRLSLYQRALRIRDSPSCKQFRYLFYDLPVITVEDVTHVTIKGKMCPQMGMGKSVFLMEDIGDEEGGEDFSVSTVMCSVEELALTHYRHNGFDQGIHGEGSTFITLYGILMWDIIFMDDIPDVFRNSYQTSPLDLYTDSFYDNRRDVIEARLQQLHTASSETLANLIADIWTTQEGKAAALVNWGRFISLQQVQSLVSCLGGMFLSGVFRRLSKDLRHCRGGLPDLVVWRTHTNHFKVYWEIMEVLCAQLYFFVAGGSKRSQ; via the exons ATGGCAGAAGCTAGgtcttcagaaattaaaagacCCCGAATAAGTTTGTCACtcagtaaaaataagaaaaaaagaggatcAGTAAAAAAAGTGGAAAGTAAAGGAATACCATCTATACCTTCAGCATCCTCCTCTATCGTTTCCTTTTTTAACAATGTGCCCCCTGCCAAAATTACCTGTCCCATGTGTGGGCAAATGGTGCCAAGACATGGAATAAATGAGCACATGGATGAAACATGTCAGAGAAAACACGGTGACATTGGCGTCATTGACTCAACACTCGACTCTTTTAGGAATTGGAGTCCCCCAGCTGCAAGCCTGAACAATAATTCCAGctcatatttttcaaaaaccCTCTTAAATCTAGAAACAAGTCCACCCAAAAGCAGCTTATTGAAAACAGAAGGGAGTGCAGCACAACAGATTAGTCCTTACTTTAGCAATAATAGTTCAGTCTGTAGTGTTAACAATGAACCACAGGCTCAGACAGTTAAAATAGTCTCTTTGGGAAGCTTAGCATCTAAACTGTCCAGAAGACGTTGTATCCAGGGAGGAAAACAGATTGTGTATAAAGAGATTGACTCTTCACCTCCAGCCGTTCACAATACGTGCAAAAGCGCTGCAGCATGGGATGGTGATGACGGGATTTATACTGGGCATAGttctcagaaagaaaatcagcttGCTCAGAGGGAGCTCCAGGAACAGAATTTTTCAAAGAAGGAACTGGAATTTCAAGAACAAGTAAACAAATGTAATGGAGAAGACCTTGTGGATATTGTTCAGGTGTCATTACCAGCTGATAACATTAATGGCAGAAGGTTACCACCTGGTACAAGGAGCACCAAAACAGCAAGTAGGTCTGAAGGTGTGATACTTAGTCCTGATAAATTTGAAACACATCTGGCCATTTATACTTCAGCAGAGCTGACCAATAGTTTGGAAGCCAAGACTCAGCCTCGTGCTCAGGTTGTTCCTTCTTCCAAGACAGAAGTGAACTGTGGTACACAAAATTGCTTTAGCAAGGGTGATGTACAGGTACTTCCTGTGGAAGTTCATGAAGACTTTAAGGATGAGCTTAACCATACTTTGTCAGAAACTGTGGAAAAGGTAGAATTTCAAAATTCCATTGGGGACATTTTAGACAAAATAAATGAGGTTAGCTCTGTGCCCAGCTCTCCTGGTCACCCGTATTACCTCCAGAATTTTTTAGTGGTGCTGCGAGCAGTCttagaaaatgaagatgatgCCAGACTCTTTGATGAGCAAGATATGAACGTTATAACCAAGTTCTGCAACTTATCAG TTGGTGGGCAGAAGTTATATGTGAGACTTTTTCAACGCAAGCTGAACTGGTTAAAGGTGAACAAAATAGAGTATGGAGAGATAAGTACGGATTTGTCACCAATAattgaagaactggctgaagcCAGATTTCTGCAAACAG AATCTGAACTGGAAGACCTGTGTGAAGGGTTGGATTTGCTTTCAGCCCCTGAGCTAAAAACATTGGCAAAGATCTTTCACTTGCCAAACCCAAATGGTCAGAAACAGCAACTCGTGGATGATTTTCTGAGGTTGGCAAAACAACGTTCAGTCTTCAGCAGGAGTCAGGCTGGTATTGGgacagtgattttaaaaag GGTAAAGGACCTGGCTGGAAAATCTGTCAGGGTCTGTAAAGGCCCTCGGGCTGTCTTTTCTCGAATTCTGCTGCTATTCTCGCTGTCTGAGTCAATGGAGGATGAAGAAGCTGGTAGTGCTGGTCAAGGCCAGCTCTCTACAGTCCTTATGGTAAACATGGGGCGTATGGTATTCCCCAGGTACACTGTAAATAGGAAAACGCAGGTCTTCCAGGACAGAGAAGATCTTATCAG gtATGCAACTGCTGCTCATCTGTCAAATGATATAGCCACTGCAATGGTAAATGGGAACTGGGAAGAAGCTAATCATCTATACATGTGTGCTAAAGAAACATGGAACGAACTGAAAAATCACCCCTCTTTGAG CTATCACAGAGTTTTACCTGAGTATCTGCGACATTTCACAGTTGGCTGGGTGTATACAAGAATCCTTTCTCAAGGTGTTGAAATTTTGCAGAGACTTCACATGTATAAG GAAGCGGTGCAGGAGCTGCAGACTCTTCTGTCTCAGGATGTGTATTGTACTGACAGCAGAGGGCGATGGTGGGATCGCCTTGCTCTGAATTTACATCAGCACTTGAAAAACACTAAGAAG GCCATTGACTGCATTAGAAATGGGCTGGCAGACCCATTTGTACGTACTGGGCATCGTCTCTCTCTCTACCAGCGGGCTTTGCGAATCAGAGACTCACCAAGCTGCAAGCAGTTCAGATACCTGTTTTATGACCTGCCAGTCATAACTGTGGAGGATGTGACACAT GTTACGATCAAAGGAAAGATGTGTCCTCAGATGGGAATGggaaaatctgtatttctaatGGAGGATATTGGTGATGAAGAAGGAGGTGAAGATTTCAGTGTATCCACAGTCATGTGCTCAGTTGAGGAGCTGGCATTAACTCATTACAGACACAATGGTTTCGATCAGG GTATTCATGGGGAAGGCTCAACGTTTATTACGTTGTATGGTATTCTAATGTGGGATATCATTTTCATGGATGACATAcctgatgttttcagaaattccTATCAG ACGTCCCCCCTGGATTTATACACTGACAGCTTCTATGACAACAGGAGGGATGTCATTGAGGCCAGACTCCAGCAGCTTCATACAGCTTCGTCAGAGACGCTGGCAAACTTGATCGCTGACATCTGGACCACTCaggagggaaaagcagcagcactagTTAACTGGGGGCGTTTTATTTCCCTCCAGCAAGTTCAG AGCCTTGTCTCTTGCCTTGGAGGAATGTTTCTGAGTGGTGTTTTTAGGCGACTTTCCAAAGATCTACGCCATTGCAGAGGGGGACTTCCTGACCTGGTTGTGTGGCGTACTCACACTAATCACTTCAAGGTATATTGGGAGATCATGGAAGTACTCTGTGCTCAGCTAT ATTTCTTTGTAGCTGGTGGAAGTAAAAGGTCCCAATGA